Part of the Arthrobacter globiformis genome is shown below.
CCTGAACACCGTCGACGAAATGACCAAGCGGGGGATCGGGCTGCACTCCCTGGTAGACGGAGTGGACCCTTCTACGGCCTCCGGGCGCCTACAACTCGGCCTGTTCGCGACCCTGGCCGAATACGAGCGGGAGATCATCAACGAGCGAGTGCGTTTCGGAGTGATGGCCGCCCAGGCCAGGGGAGTGCAGTCCGGCAAACGGCCGGCGGACCCCGTCAAAGTGGAGAACAAGGTCGCCGCGGCGAAGAACCTGCTCGCCACCGGCAAGACCGCCCAGCAGGCCGCAGACGCCGTCGGATGTCACGTGCAACTCTCTACCGATACTTGAAGGAGTACGGCGCCGAGGAGCCGGTAGCCGCCGCCGTGACGAAGCCTCCGAAGGGCAGGTCCCGATACATCGACAAGGGCACGCTGCCTGCCCGGGACTAATCTGCGCATGTTTCGTTGTAGAGTCAGCCCGCGGGGCTTGTGCTGGGAATACGACGCGGGGGATACGGGATGACGAATACTGGCAACGATGTAGAAGGCCGAGCTCAGAACAAACCGACAAGACCAAGATTAAAGTGGTACTGGAAACTTGCTGGTTTC
Proteins encoded:
- a CDS encoding recombinase family protein, yielding MKLGYARVSKTDQDARMQIAALEEAGVARDKIFIDHMSGAKTAKERPGLTELLKYARDGDQVFCWRIDRLGRSVIDVLNTVDEMTKRGIGLHSLVDGVDPSTASGRLQLGLFATLAEYEREIINERVRFGVMAAQARGVQSGKRPADPVKVENKVAAAKNLLATGKTAQQAADAVGCHVQLSTDT